A single window of Danio rerio strain Tuebingen ecotype United States chromosome 15, GRCz12tu, whole genome shotgun sequence DNA harbors:
- the si:ch73-144d13.4 gene encoding uncharacterized protein si:ch73-144d13.4: MMREIGTFIMFVRRVTPEVCAALSSPVFCGSSGEEQQIIIKMAFIKEESEDIKIEETFTVKHEETEEQTDLMPLKEESEVINETEEKPHNDHDYIAEDGSNTEKAFSELNPGSTCYLIYQRHGSTYSQKVNLPGHIQIHQGQKTYTCQECGKSFNKRRYLRDHIRVHTGEKPYKCPECGKSFGQVGHCNVHMRIHTGEKPYTCQECGKSFKEAGDLKVHTRIHTGEKPYSCLQCGKGFNHTGHLKDHVRIHTGEKPYTCPQCGKRFVHVGQYKVHMRIHSGEKPYTCPLCKKSFIYKLSLSRHVKIHKQQKPYSCEQCGDSFSQHEHLEFHMKVHSGEKAFTCPECGEGYDQMPHFGAHVRTHSGKKPYKCLLCGKKFSHGAHLEVHITVHTGEKPYSCSKCGKSFTQKVSLTRHNKSHKEETP; this comes from the exons ATGATGCGTGAGATCGGGACTTTTATTATGTTTGTGCGGCGTGTGACGCCAGAAGTATGCGCCGCGCTCAGCTCACCCGTTTTCTGCGGTTCGTCCGGAGAAG AACAGCAGAttattataaagatggcgtttattaaagaggagagtgaagacatcaagattgaagaaacattcacagtcaaacatgaagagactgaagaacaaacag ATCTGATGCCACTGAAGGAAGAGAGTGAAGTGATTAATGAAACGGAAGAGAAACCTCACAATGATCATGATTACATTGCTGAAGACGGTTCAAACACTGAAAAGGCTTTCTCAGAACTAAATCCTGGAAGCACATGTTATCTCATTTATCAACGACACGGAAGCACTTACAGTCAAAAAGTAAACCTACCAGGACACATTCAGATTCACCAAGGACAAAAAACATACACATGCCaagagtgtggaaagagctttaaTAAAAGAAGATATCTAAGAGATCACATTagagttcacactggagagaaaccctacAAGTGCcctgagtgtggaaagagctttggACAAGTGGGACACTGTAATGtccacatgagaatccacacggGAGAGAAACCCTACACCTGCCaagagtgtggaaagagttttaaagaAGCAGGAGACCTCAAGGTTCACACGAGAATCCACACCGGAGAAAAACCCTACTCTTGTCTTCAGTGTGGGAAGGGTTTTAATCATACGGGACACCTTAAAGATCAtgtgagaattcacactggagaaaaaccctACAcctgccctcagtgtggaaagcGTTTTGTTCATGTAGGACAATACAAAGTCCACATGAGAATCCACTCTGGAGAGAAACCCTACACATGCCCGCTGTGCAAAAAGAGTTTCATCTATAAACTAAGCCTTTCCAGACATGTTAAAATCCACAAACAACAGAAACCGTACTCCTGCGAGCAGTGCGGAGATAGCTTCAGTCAGCACGAACACCTGGAGTTCCACATGAAGGTTCACTCTGGAGAGAAAGCCTTCACATGCCCTGAGTGTGGAGAGGGTTATGATCAAATGCCACACTTTGGAGCCCATGTGAGAACTCACAGTGGAAAGAAACCTTACAAGTGCCTTCTGTGTGGAAAGAAGTTCAGTCATGGTGCACACCTTGAAGTTCACATCAcagttcacactggagaaaagccctaCTCTTGCTCTaagtgcgggaagagtttcacacAGAAAGTAAGCCTCACCAGACACAATAAATCCCACAAGGAAGAAACGCCTTAA